The following proteins come from a genomic window of Sorghum bicolor cultivar BTx623 chromosome 3, Sorghum_bicolor_NCBIv3, whole genome shotgun sequence:
- the LOC8056121 gene encoding uncharacterized protein LOC8056121: MATLLRRASLRRVVAAAASASSSQPESYKQVICGSTFHCREFASKAKKKKSSGTDSGEENMSKKDLALHQAIDQITSAFGKGAIMWLGRSQGHRDVPVVSTGSFALDMALGTGGLPKGRVIEVYGPEASGKTTLALHVIAEAQKNGGYCAFVDAEHALDPALAEKIGVDTNNLLLSQPDCAEQALSLVDTLIRSGSVDVVVVDSVAALVPKTELDGEMGDAHVALQARLMSQALRKLSHSLSLSQTILLFINQIRAKVATFGFGGPTEVTSGGNALKFYASVRLNIRRIGLVKKGEETIGSQIAVKIVKNKHAPPFKTAQFELEFGKGICRSSELFELGLKHKLIKKTGGAFYSFNDMSFCGKNNLKSYLDENKSVANDLEMELRRLMATEAPKEQEAEDSSPSDLPEEIVTPEVSSEEDLGAVIEG, translated from the exons ATGGCGACACTCCTCAGGCGCGCGTCGCTGCGgcgcgtcgtcgccgccgccgcctccgcctcttCTTCTCAACCTGAG AGCTATAAGCAAGTGATCTGTGGCTCCACGTTTCATTGCCGAGAGTTCGCATCAAAAG CTAAAAAAAAGAAGTCAAGTGGAACAGACTCTGGTGAGGAGAATATGTCAAAGAAAGACTTGGCTTTACACCAGGCTATTGATCAAATAACGTCTGCATTTGGGAAGGGGGCGATAATGTGGCTTGGGCGTTCACAAGGCCATAGAGATGTACCTGTCGTGTCTACTGGCTCTTTCGCTTTGGATATGGCTCTAGGAACTGGTGGTCTTCCAAAG GGGCGTGTCATAGAGGTCTATGGTCCAGAGGCTTCAGGCAAGACAACGCTTGCTCTACATGTCATTGCAGAAGCACAAAAGAATGGGG GTTACTGTGCCTTTGTAGATGCAGAGCACGCTTTGGATCCAGCTCTCGCAGAGAAAATTGGTGTTGACACTAACAATTTGCTCCTTTCTCAGCCAGACTGTGCTGAGCAGGCACTCAGTCTTGTGGATACACTGATTCGAAGTGGATCTGTTGATGTTGTTGTAGTAGACAGT GTAGCTGCGCTTGTTCCAAAGACTGAGCTCGATGGTGAGATGGGTGATGCACATGTTGCTCTTCAGGCTAGGTTGATGAGCCAAGCTCTTCGCAAGCTTAGCCACTCCCTTTCGCTTTCGCAGAcaattttgttatttattaatcAG ATCAGGGCCAAGGTAGCCACATTTGGATTTGGAGGACCAACTGAGGTCACTTCTGGTGGCAACGCCTTGAAGTTTTATGCTTCTGTTCGCTTGAACATCAGGCGTATTGGTTTGGTAAAGAAAGGTGAAGAG ACAATAGGTAGTCAGATTGCTGTGAAGATTGTAAAAAACAAGCATGCTCCACCCTTCAAGACCGCACAGTTTGAGCTTGAATTTGGAAAGGGGATATGCCGCAGTTCTGAGCTTTTCGAACTCGGATTGAAGCACAAGCTTATCAAAAAGACTGGTGGTGCATTTTATAGTTTCAATGATATGTCTTTCTGTGGTAAAAATAACCTTAAATCTTACCTTGATGAAAACAAGAGTGTTGCAAATGATCTGGAGATGGAACTAAGGAGATTGATGGCAACTGAAGCACCTAAAGAGCAGGAGGCAGAAGATAGTTCACCGAGTGATTTGCCTGAAGAGATTGTCACACCTGAAGTATCGTCAGAAGAGGATCTGGGAGCTGTAATCGAAGGTTAG
- the LOC110433417 gene encoding GDP-L-galactose phosphorylase 2-like isoform X1, producing MSVTALLAQLIPSLVAPAPTASRALRNRTSQRRFFAETKLTMDDTSFDLTEHEGSNLSPFLHRLFNEWDDRKTRGLFHHDISSCETKVLPGEHNFVATLIEGRDQKKRPTEFTMNQVLQPFVSEKFNFTKVSPLEVIFRFNETEKDSAQYFDGVPDTVSASSSAILINVSPIGYCHALLTPKIQDCLPQRIDQESFLIAMYVAREARNPFFRVGYNSLGGFATINHLHFQAYYLRVQYPVEKATTEKLTSLGNGVSIFHLLDYPVSGFLFKGGASLEDLSDVVSKVCIFLQENNRPFNVLISESGKRVFLLPQCYAEKQILGKASQEFLDMRINPAIWELSGHLVLKRRKDYDEASEANICRFLVEAALSETEFQELNRCLLDFVTSWL from the exons ATGTCAGTCACTGCTCTTCTAGCCCAGCTCATTCCATCGCTGGTTGCTCCTGCTCCCACGGCGTCGAGAGCTCTCCGAAACCGAACCTCGCAGCGGCGTTTCTTCG CTGAAACAAAACTAACCATGGATGACACTAGTTTTGACCTGACAGAGCACGAAGGTTCAAATTTGTCACCATTTCTACACAGACTTTTTAATGAG TGGGATGATCGCAAGACGAGGGGCTTGTTTCATCATGACATCAGTTCCTGTGAAACAAAG GTGCTACCTGGAGAACACAATTTTGTGGCAACATTAATTGAAGGACGGGATCAAAAGAAACGGCCAACTGAGTTCACAATGAACCAAGTCCTCCAACCATTTGTCAGTGAGAAGTTTAATTTCACAAAAGTTAGCCCATTGGAGGTGATCTTTAGATTCAATGAAACTGAGAAAGACTCTGCACAATATTTTGATGGTGTTCCTGATACTGTTTCAGCTTCTTCTAGTGCCATCTTGATTAAT GTGAGTCCAATTGGCTACTGCCATGCCCTTTTGACTCCCAAAATCCAGGACTGTTTACCgcaaaggattgatcaagagagcTTTTTGATAGCCATGTATGTTGCAAGAGAGGCAaggaatcccttcttcagagtTGGTTATAACAGCCTGGGCGGCTTTGCAACTATCAATCACCTTCACTTCCAG GCATACTACCTTAGAGTACAGTATCCAGTTGAAAAGGCAACCACGGAGAAGCTCACGAGCCTAGGGAATGGCGTGAGCATTTTTCACCTACTGGATTATCCAGTCAGTGGATTTTTGTTCAAAGGTGGTGCGAGCCTGGAAGATTTGTCGGATGTGGTCTCCAAAGTGTGCATCTTCTTGCAAGAGAACAACAGACCTTTCAATGTCCTCATCTCTGAATCCGGCAAGAGAGTTTTCCTCCTACCACAG TGCTATGCGGAGAAGCAGATCCTCGGAAAGGCGAGCCAAGAGTTCCTCGACATGAGAATCAATCCAGCAATCTGGGAGCTCAGTGGCCATTTGGTGCTGAAGAGGAGGAAGGATTACGACGAAGCCTCCGAGGCAAACATATGCAGATTTTTGGTTGAAGCAGCTCTTTCTGAAACCGAATTTCAGGAGTTGAACCGATGCCTGCTCGACTTTGTGACCTCTTGGTTGTAA
- the LOC110433417 gene encoding GDP-L-galactose phosphorylase 2-like isoform X2: protein MDDTSFDLTEHEGSNLSPFLHRLFNEWDDRKTRGLFHHDISSCETKVLPGEHNFVATLIEGRDQKKRPTEFTMNQVLQPFVSEKFNFTKVSPLEVIFRFNETEKDSAQYFDGVPDTVSASSSAILINVSPIGYCHALLTPKIQDCLPQRIDQESFLIAMYVAREARNPFFRVGYNSLGGFATINHLHFQAYYLRVQYPVEKATTEKLTSLGNGVSIFHLLDYPVSGFLFKGGASLEDLSDVVSKVCIFLQENNRPFNVLISESGKRVFLLPQCYAEKQILGKASQEFLDMRINPAIWELSGHLVLKRRKDYDEASEANICRFLVEAALSETEFQELNRCLLDFVTSWL, encoded by the exons ATGGATGACACTAGTTTTGACCTGACAGAGCACGAAGGTTCAAATTTGTCACCATTTCTACACAGACTTTTTAATGAG TGGGATGATCGCAAGACGAGGGGCTTGTTTCATCATGACATCAGTTCCTGTGAAACAAAG GTGCTACCTGGAGAACACAATTTTGTGGCAACATTAATTGAAGGACGGGATCAAAAGAAACGGCCAACTGAGTTCACAATGAACCAAGTCCTCCAACCATTTGTCAGTGAGAAGTTTAATTTCACAAAAGTTAGCCCATTGGAGGTGATCTTTAGATTCAATGAAACTGAGAAAGACTCTGCACAATATTTTGATGGTGTTCCTGATACTGTTTCAGCTTCTTCTAGTGCCATCTTGATTAAT GTGAGTCCAATTGGCTACTGCCATGCCCTTTTGACTCCCAAAATCCAGGACTGTTTACCgcaaaggattgatcaagagagcTTTTTGATAGCCATGTATGTTGCAAGAGAGGCAaggaatcccttcttcagagtTGGTTATAACAGCCTGGGCGGCTTTGCAACTATCAATCACCTTCACTTCCAG GCATACTACCTTAGAGTACAGTATCCAGTTGAAAAGGCAACCACGGAGAAGCTCACGAGCCTAGGGAATGGCGTGAGCATTTTTCACCTACTGGATTATCCAGTCAGTGGATTTTTGTTCAAAGGTGGTGCGAGCCTGGAAGATTTGTCGGATGTGGTCTCCAAAGTGTGCATCTTCTTGCAAGAGAACAACAGACCTTTCAATGTCCTCATCTCTGAATCCGGCAAGAGAGTTTTCCTCCTACCACAG TGCTATGCGGAGAAGCAGATCCTCGGAAAGGCGAGCCAAGAGTTCCTCGACATGAGAATCAATCCAGCAATCTGGGAGCTCAGTGGCCATTTGGTGCTGAAGAGGAGGAAGGATTACGACGAAGCCTCCGAGGCAAACATATGCAGATTTTTGGTTGAAGCAGCTCTTTCTGAAACCGAATTTCAGGAGTTGAACCGATGCCTGCTCGACTTTGTGACCTCTTGGTTGTAA